One window of Nitrospirota bacterium genomic DNA carries:
- a CDS encoding 1,4-dihydroxy-6-naphthoate synthase — protein MKTLTLGYSPCPNDTFIFYALVHGKIDAGDLRFKEILEDVEALNQMAINASLDITKVSYHAFDYLRKNYCLLRSGSAMGKGCGPLIVAREDCEIKDLKGKKIAIPGRLTTAYLLLQLYDASLIIEEDIKVMPFYKIMDAVKNGEVDAGLIIHESRFTYPAYGLKKVIDLGEWWEKETGLPLPLGGVIAKRSLGNDLIRKIEGLLRESVKYAMSYRNEPMTYIKMHSQELSADVIEKHINLYVNDYSIDIGEDGMRAVEELFRRAEERGIINL, from the coding sequence GTGAAAACCCTCACCCTCGGCTACTCTCCATGTCCAAATGATACCTTCATTTTTTACGCACTCGTACATGGAAAGATAGATGCAGGTGATTTGCGATTTAAGGAAATCCTTGAGGACGTTGAGGCATTGAATCAGATGGCTATCAATGCATCGCTCGATATCACAAAGGTCTCCTATCACGCCTTTGATTATCTCAGGAAAAACTATTGCCTGCTTCGTTCAGGGAGTGCCATGGGAAAGGGCTGCGGGCCACTGATTGTTGCGAGGGAGGATTGTGAAATAAAAGACCTGAAGGGCAAAAAGATTGCGATACCAGGCAGGCTCACCACAGCATATCTGCTCTTACAACTATACGATGCATCCTTAATTATAGAGGAGGATATCAAAGTCATGCCATTTTACAAGATTATGGATGCAGTAAAAAATGGGGAAGTAGATGCAGGGCTGATAATCCATGAAAGCAGGTTTACATATCCTGCCTATGGGTTGAAAAAAGTAATAGACCTCGGTGAGTGGTGGGAAAAAGAGACAGGACTGCCTCTTCCACTTGGCGGAGTTATTGCAAAGCGTTCCCTCGGCAATGATCTAATCAGGAAAATTGAGGGGCTTTTGAGAGAGAGTGTTAAGTATGCCATGAGCTACAGGAATGAGCCCATGACTTACATCAAGATGCACTCTCAGGAATTATCTGCCGATGTAATTGAAAAACACATAAACTTATATGTAAATGACTATTCTATTGATATCGGCGAGGACGGGATGCGGGCTGTTGAGGAATTATTCAGGAGGGCAGAGGAGAGGGGAATAATTAATTTGTAA